A window from Trichomycterus rosablanca isolate fTriRos1 chromosome 21, fTriRos1.hap1, whole genome shotgun sequence encodes these proteins:
- the si:dkey-3h3.3 gene encoding E3 ubiquitin-protein ligase DTX3L, with protein MAKSPFPEIFTNVTLHVNPSTFLEPSKLQRELQKDINWTGSSISGSFTGVEKMFVKLSGMERTTGQHGAHKEAYETSPHTSAGLQRSPRKTVEPVEVDDFIMAYIKDKCSRELERIRQTGVHMEFGRKQVTFREQDPTQGTDQAHLVRERFITFYQKIATRLQTKTFDLDATQRQRLHEFPELLITDRGNYTVTLTGSYLSLDRFEQLLRSPPNKSPPKQINHTEHSSTQSSSSSALNKPSDPEETCCICLEPMVKSRSTTLEKCKHSFCKDCLKQAFEIKPVCPTCGVIYGALKGTQPEGGKMKITYENDYLPGYKSYTTVVIHYVIPSGIQGDEHPNPGKPYQGATRLAYLPDCPEGRKVLKLLQRAFDQRLIFTIGRSSTSGLNNVVTWNDIHHKTSRTGGPTAYGYPDPDYLKRVQEELKVKGIV; from the exons ATGGCGAAGTCTCCATTTCCAGAA ATATTCACTAACGTAACGCTTCATGTAAACCCATCAACATTTTTGGAGCCATCAAAGCTTCAAAGAGAGCTTCAGAAGGACATAAATTGGACTGGAAGTTCAATCAGTGGAAGTTTTACAGGTGTTGAGAAGATGTTTGTAAAGTTATCAGGAATGGAGAGGACAACGGGCCAACATGGAGCACACAAAGAAGCATATGAAACTAGTCCACACACCTCTGCAGGATTACAACGATCTCCACGTAAAACAGTGGAACCAGTTGAGGTTGATGACTTTATCATGGCTTACATCAAAGACAAATGCTCTAGGGAACTTGAACGAATAAGACAAACTGGAGTCCACATGGAATTCGGTAGAAAGCAGGTGACGTTTCGTGAACAAGATCCAACCCAGGGTACTGATCAGGCTCATCTGGTCAGAGAGCGCTTCATTACGTTCTATCAGAAGATCGCGACAAGATTGCAAACCAAGACGTTCGATTTAGACGCAACCCAAAGGCAGAGATTACACGAGTTTCCAGAGCTTCTAATCACAGACCGAGGAAACTATACAGTAACACTGACCGGGAGCTACTTAAGTCTTGATAGATTTGAGCAGCTTCTAAGAAGTCCACCTAATAAGTCTCCTCCAAAACAAATCAACCACACAGAACATTCTAGCACCCAGTCGTCAAGTTCATCAGCACTAAATAAACCCAGTGACCCAGAGGAAACGTGCTGCATTTGTTTGGAACCCATGGTGAAGTCGCGAAGTACGACTCTGGAGAAATGTAAGCACTCGTTCTGTAAGGATTGCTTAAAGCAGGCGTTTGAAATCAAACCCGTCTGTCCGACATGTGGAGTGATATACGGTGCACTAAAAGGGACCCAACCTGAAGGGGGGAAGATGAAAATAACCTATGAGAATGATTATTTACCGGGTTATAAAAGCTATACCACAGTCGTCATTCACTACGTCATTCCAAGTGGAATCCAGGGG gaCGAGCACCCAAATCCAGGCAAGCCATACCAGGGCGCTACACGACTAGCCTACCTGCCAGACTGTCCAGAGGGAAGAAAAGTTCTAAAGCTACTCCAGCGAGCCTTCGACCAAAGGTTGATCTTTACCATTGGGCGCTCTTCGACCTCTGGCTTGAACAATGTGGTCACGTGGAACGACATTCATCACAAGACGTCCCGTACTGGTGGGCCTACTGC ATATGGATACCCAGATCCTGACTATCTGAAACGGGTTCAAGAGGAGCTGAAAGTCAAAGGAATTGTTTGA